From Amycolatopsis sp. cg9, one genomic window encodes:
- a CDS encoding polysaccharide deacetylase family protein, producing MDAVALTFDDGPYPSTTPALLAALGAVRATFFLWGEHAAAHPALVRAIAAAGHVLGNHTWTHPRLTALGPAARDREVRRTQDLLVSLTGARPVLFRPPYGDTDPSVASAVAAHGLTEVLWSVDTRDWAGASADEIVTAASAVRPGGVVLMHEGRPATVEAVPRVLAALAAPGLRPGPVRG from the coding sequence GTGGACGCAGTCGCGCTGACCTTCGACGACGGCCCGTACCCGTCGACCACGCCGGCGCTGCTGGCCGCCCTCGGCGCGGTGCGGGCGACGTTCTTCCTGTGGGGCGAGCACGCGGCGGCGCACCCGGCCCTGGTGCGGGCGATCGCCGCCGCGGGGCACGTGCTCGGCAACCACACGTGGACGCACCCGCGGCTCACCGCACTCGGCCCCGCGGCCCGCGACCGGGAGGTCCGCCGGACGCAGGACCTCCTGGTCTCGCTCACCGGCGCCCGCCCGGTGCTGTTCCGGCCGCCCTACGGCGACACCGATCCGTCCGTGGCGTCGGCCGTCGCCGCCCACGGGCTCACCGAGGTGCTGTGGAGCGTCGACACCCGCGACTGGGCGGGCGCCTCCGCGGACGAGATCGTCACGGCGGCTTCGGCGGTGCGGCCGGGCGGCGTCGTGCTCATGCACGAAGGCCGCCCGGCCACCGTCGAGGCGGTTCCCCGCGTCCTGGCGGCGCTCGCCGCCCCCGGGCTGCGCCCCGGCCCGGTCAGGGGTTGA